The Montipora capricornis isolate CH-2021 chromosome 3, ASM3666992v2, whole genome shotgun sequence genome includes the window GATCGCCGGCCTAATTTGAAAAGAAGGTTCTGAAGGGAGTTCATTATATTGGTTTTTAAACTCCGGAACgtttttgcaatatttttgaaaaGACCGCCTAAAATTTTAATTGTAATCAATGACAGTCATTAAAATTGGCCTTAGTTACCATTGTTTATGGTTTGTTTAATTTGGTTGCTATGGGGTTTTTCGGCTCGGTTTTCGGCAAAAAATTTCAAATCTGCTCTTCCGTGATCCACAAGTCCTATATTTCTTATTCCTTCCTGATTTTCCAACCCAGCAGTCATTGCGCGTTATGCGAGACGATTTTTCTCTTCGAGCATCGAAATTGCGGGTTTGTTTATATATCGTCAGGGTTGTattttttgaatttgtttatgGAAGGAGACGGAGAAACCAGTagaaaaagaaaagggaagTTTAGATCTTGtcgaaggaaaaaaaggaaaggtttTCATGGAAAGAAAGCGTGGGAAATTCGAAGGGAAACAGAATCGGATGGCAGACATGACACCGGagtggaaatacctgaaacacGCGTGGAGCCACAACCGAGCACATCCAAGGCTAAAAATGAGTACGACgattttctagaccgtactgcACCAAAGAATATGTCAGAAGCTAAGCTTCTTAACAGTTCTTTCGGGAATTTTGATCACGGAGAAGAAGGAGTGATCACTCGTTCTCAAAGTAATTCTCCAGCGACGCATGCACATGATGAGAAAGCACATGGCTTCAAGGTACAAGATGCTGAGCTACTATCCCAATGTATTAGCAAATCAGCTATTTGTAGCTCATGCCGAAATTCAAAATCAAATCTCCAGCTTTTTCAAGACAGCTCCAGCAGAGACGGTCTTGCTGAATTACTTTATTTAAAATGTTCATTTTGTCACACCATCACAGCTTTGCAAACCAGTAGGAAGCTTGGTGGGAAGGGTGGTGGAGCCTATGAAGTGAACAGGAGGTCTGTCTTGTCTTCTCACCAGTGGGGTCGTGCTGGCCTGGCAAAGTTTTGTGCTGGTATGGAACTTCCACCTCCAGTTACCAAGAAGGCATACAACCAGAATATGATACAGATAGAAAGGATGGCCATCAATAATGCTGAGAAACTGATGTGTGAAGCAGCAGAAAGGCTTACCCAGTTAACCTCCAGAGAGAATGAAGAAAGCATGGTTGATATCGACGGCCATTCAATTGCTAAAGTTGCTGTTTCCATAGACGGAACTTGGCAGAAAAGGGGGCACAGCTCTAAGATTGGTGTGGTATTTGCCGTGTCAGTAATGACTGGCGAAATTCTTGACTATGAGGTCAAATCCCTAATGTGCAAAGAATGTTCATCCCATGAACACTGTGATAAAGAATCTCCAGACTATCTTGCATGGAAAGAGTCACATAGCAGACATTGCGAAGTGAACCATGTTGGATCCTCTGAAGAAATGGAGTCTTCAGGGGCTATAGACATATTCAGTCGCAGCATTGAAAAAAGGAAGCTTATATATGCCACCTTTGTCGGCGATGGTGATAGCAGCTGTTTCGGCAGAGTTAAGTCAAAAATGGAGGAACTTTATGGAGAAAATTATCCAGTTGTCAAAGAGGAATGTGTTGGACATGTCCAGAAAAGGTTAGGCACTGCCCTCAGGAATTACAAGAAAAATATGAAGGGTGCTGGACTTAAGATGTCAGATGGAGGAAAGGTTGACGGAAGGGGCCGTCTCACTGACAATGTCATAGACAAGATGCAAAAGTACTATGGTAGAGCCATAAGAGAAAACACTGGgaatttggaaaaaatgaaGAACAGTGTCTGGGCAATTTACCATCACATGATCAAAAATGATTTGTGTTCCTTAGAGGAGCAGCACAAGCTATGCCCTAAAGATCAAGACACATGGTGTAAATTTTGGAAGGATAAAGCAGCATACAAAGAAGACAATCGTCTTCCTTGTGTTTTTGTTGAAGAACTCAAGCCAATTTTCACCAGGCTTACCAGTGATGACTTGTTGAAAAGATGTTTACAGGGGCAAACCCAGAACCGTAACGAGAGTGTCAATGGGCAGCTGTGGTCAAGATGCCCCAAGAGCCGATACTGCGGAAAGCGACGTGTGGTGATCGCAGTTTGTGAAACTGTGGGGGTATTCAACACAGGAGCTTCAAGCAAGGCAGTTCTGATGAAGTCTTGTGGAATTTCCCCTGGAAGGAATATGCTAAAAGCCTTGAGGAGAGAGGATCAGGACAGAATTGCCTCTGCAGCTCACAAGATCAGCTCCAAGTATCGAAAGCGGAGGCAGATAATAAGGTCTAACAGGAAATCAAGGGCTGACAAGCTGGCTTATCAGGCTGGAGCATTTGGCACAAGTTCCAAACCAGAGACAGAtaagaaaaaacagaagaaaaagacCCTCAGAAAAAAAGGACCAACAGCCGCTTTGCCTGTGGAGACTCCCACAAATGAAATTAATGTTGTGTTTGTGGTCCCAGATGTGGAGTTTGTTGCTGCAAAAAGAACTGATCAAGATTGACTCATTGAAATCAGTCTGGTAACTTCTATGGTGGAATAAACATTCACACATCAAATATGGACATGCTGGACTACTTGTATCCATTTAGATTATGCTTGGTGTCTTCTTTATAAGCATGTAGTGTTGCGTTACTGTGTGTACAACTTTATCTTGCATTTTCCCAGATTTACAGTTATTTCCTCTCTTAGTACTGAAACAGTCACAGTTTCCTTGCCTTTTGACTATTTTAGCTGAAATTTTCTGTGCTTGTTTCTGAAGTGATGTTCTATGCAATGAATTATGGATTCCTCAATTAGTCGCAAACTGTCactgttgccatggaaacatgGATACCACGCCTTTTGTGCTGCGAATGTCGAAGAAACCAAAAATCAGTAATTCATTGCAGAGAACATTACATTATGAATATGTACAGCAATTTTTAAGTCAATTGAGTTAAAACTTTTCAAGAaatcattgttttaaaataagcGCCTATGATTTGTTTACAAGGGTTGCTATGGTGACAGTTGGTTGCCAGGACATGAAAAGTACCAAAATCAATGCTCCTGTTGACATTGCATGCATCTGCCAAGTTTCATTCTGTTTGgccaatttgaaaataaattatcaaTTTTTATCTGTTTACACTGATTTAGGGTTAACTGCCTCCTTAATGTGAGCAGTGGAATGGCAATTCTCGACATCCAAGGTCATACAGCTTAATAAATTTATGGCCTTGTAATCAAATTCACTTACGTTGACGAGCAATCTCTGAAGACGCCATTCAATCATTTCAACTGacgccactgtcttggctgagACATGCCCTTGTGGCCCATTCAATGTCACTGTTTTTCCTTTGCTATTATGTATGTCAGCAGTAGGTGCATTAAGTATGTCTTTGCACTGGCAGACAAATTATATAGCTTCATCAACCGACTTAACCTTGTAGGTGTCCCCTCTGCTGTGCACGGAGAATGCATCATACAATGCACCTATGCCTTTGAGAAACTGGGAACACTCTGTCATCTTACTGCATATCTTAATGGAGTTGGTGTGTGCATCACAAATGTAAACGACACTGTTAAATTCAGTGCATATGCCAATCGGTTGGTTAAACCGACAATTTTTGGCTGGTCCGTCCACACTGCCCTCTTCACTGTCAGAGCCAGCAAACTCATGTAAGTCACCACTTTACgggtttgagtttgttgatcaaaaatacagaacaatatGGCGGGGCGGCTGGTATCACCAACCAGCAGTCGAAGAGAAAACATTGGTTTGGTTGACCGGTATTCAGAAACGTTCTTTCGCATTCCCGTTCCTGTCATATTTCATTCTATCATACCCAGATGCTGATCAATCATTCGCATGTACTTTGCTTTATGTCCTAGCAAACCAGAGAGCTTGCTGTGCTCGTtctcaaaaaagagaaaataatagTGCATACTTGCTTATATAGTCCGTAGAGAGTAACCATTTATACTCTTAAAGCTTACACGTTCATATTTTTTGCAACCTCTATGTTTTAGCATGAAGTTTACACCGactaataattgttttcttttatccaGTGCTTTTCAAGTGTTTGCAATAAATCGTTGCAACAAGAATTTCAAACTTTGAGCATCGGTTGCTTTCTCAGAATTGTCACAGTGCATCGAGCAAATTTTGTGAAACCATAGTAGTGAGAGGTGGTTTTGGCATAACGGCACTCTCAAGCCGAGCCAGGTTAGGTCAGCACTTGGCTCAGAGAAAAATTTCTTGTTGTAAGGTTGAATGAAGTAAAttcttaaatattatttaacgTTTATAGCCTAGGAGTCCTTAGCTTCTACATTCGTAATATGAGTGAACAACTCATCTGGATCTGGTGATCAGTGATCAGGCATTTGCTTGTTGACTCAGTTCTGTTGAAATCGGCAAAGCCGTGTGATTGCCGTTGGACTTTGGGAATTGGTGTAAATGATCAAATGCAAGTTTTCTTCAAGATTGTAACTAAGCGCTGCATTGATTTTCTGATTGTTCTGTGTTTGAAGCAAGTTTCGCGCAGACAATCTGACTATGCATGAGGGATCAGTTTTCCTTCTTATGCGGATTTAATCGGTGGCTGGTTAGAGATGGTCGTTGAATACACCGAATGCAAATATGGTGGACCACTCGGACGGCCCGGGACTAGAAGCATGGAAGCAAGGCTGGTCAGTCCTCTAATGCTTTGTTTTGACTACGCGTCCTTTtgactttttgttgttgtgtagACTCAGACTCTGACGATGAGGAAAATGTTCAGGCTTCAAAGAAAGGGCGTCGCCGAAAGCTCAAGCCACTAGACGAATTTTTCATTGTGCTTTGTCTCCTGAGAAGAGGATTCTCAGA containing:
- the LOC138041357 gene encoding uncharacterized protein; translation: MEGDGETSRKRKGKFRSCRRKKRKGFHGKKAWEIRRETESDGRHDTGVEIPETRVEPQPSTSKAKNEYDDFLDRTAPKNMSEAKLLNSSFGNFDHGEEGVITRSQSNSPATHAHDEKAHGFKVQDAELLSQCISKSAICSSCRNSKSNLQLFQDSSSRDGLAELLYLKCSFCHTITALQTSRKLGGKGGGAYEVNRRSVLSSHQWGRAGLAKFCAGMELPPPVTKKAYNQNMIQIERMAINNAEKLMCEAAERLTQLTSRENEESMVDIDGHSIAKVAVSIDGTWQKRGHSSKIGVVFAVSVMTGEILDYEVKSLMCKECSSHEHCDKESPDYLAWKESHSRHCEVNHVGSSEEMESSGAIDIFSRSIEKRKLIYATFVGDGDSSCFGRVKSKMEELYGENYPVVKEECVGHVQKRLGTALRNYKKNMKGAGLKMSDGGKVDGRGRLTDNVIDKMQKYYGRAIRENTGNLEKMKNSVWAIYHHMIKNDLCSLEEQHKLCPKDQDTWCKFWKDKAAYKEDNRLPCVFVEELKPIFTRLTSDDLLKRCLQGQTQNRNESVNGQLWSRCPKSRYCGKRRVVIAVCETVGVFNTGASSKAVLMKSCGISPGRNMLKALRREDQDRIASAAHKISSKYRKRRQIIRSNRKSRADKLAYQAGAFGTSSKPETDKKKQKKKTLRKKGPTAALPVETPTNEINVVFVVPDVEFVAAKRTDQD